In a single window of the Streptomyces sp. NBC_00094 genome:
- the mnmA gene encoding tRNA 2-thiouridine(34) synthase MnmA: protein MTQTPPPRTLRVLAAMSGGVDSAVAAARAAEAGHDVTGVHLALSANPQSFRTGARGCCTIEDSRDARRAADVIGIPFYVWDLAERFREDVVDDFVAEYEAGRTPNPCLRCNEKIKFAALLDKALALGFDAVCTGHYATVVLNEDGTRELHRASDMAKDQSYVLGVLDEKQLAHAMFPLGDTLTTKDEIRAEAERRGLAVAKKPDSHDICFIADGDTQGFLASRLGKAEGDIVDEAGAKIGSHDGAYGFTIGQRKGLRIGHPAADGKPRYVLDISPVNNTVTVGPVEALDVTALTAIKPRWCGTAPEGPGRYTAQLRAHGGETEVTAAFADGELTVTFAEPVRGVAPGQAIVLYDGTRVVGSATIATTARRTTEPTPA from the coding sequence ATGACTCAGACTCCGCCCCCGCGCACCCTTCGCGTCCTCGCCGCCATGTCGGGCGGCGTGGACTCCGCCGTCGCCGCCGCCCGTGCCGCCGAAGCCGGCCACGACGTCACCGGCGTGCACCTCGCGCTCTCCGCGAACCCGCAGTCGTTCCGTACCGGAGCACGCGGCTGTTGCACGATCGAGGACTCGCGCGACGCACGCCGGGCCGCCGACGTCATCGGTATCCCGTTCTACGTGTGGGACCTCGCCGAGCGGTTCCGCGAGGACGTCGTGGACGACTTCGTCGCCGAGTACGAGGCCGGCCGCACGCCCAACCCCTGCCTGCGCTGCAACGAGAAGATCAAGTTCGCGGCGCTGCTCGACAAGGCGCTCGCCCTCGGTTTCGACGCGGTCTGCACCGGCCACTACGCCACGGTCGTCCTCAACGAGGACGGCACGCGCGAGCTGCACCGCGCCTCCGACATGGCGAAGGACCAGTCGTACGTCCTCGGGGTGCTCGACGAGAAGCAGCTCGCGCACGCGATGTTCCCGCTCGGCGACACGCTCACCACCAAGGACGAGATCCGGGCGGAGGCCGAGCGGCGCGGGCTCGCGGTCGCGAAGAAGCCCGACAGCCACGACATCTGCTTCATCGCCGACGGCGACACCCAGGGCTTCCTCGCCTCCCGCCTGGGCAAGGCCGAGGGCGACATCGTGGACGAGGCCGGCGCGAAGATCGGCAGCCACGACGGCGCGTACGGCTTCACCATCGGCCAGCGCAAGGGCCTGCGGATCGGCCACCCGGCCGCGGACGGCAAGCCCCGCTACGTCCTCGACATCTCGCCCGTGAACAACACGGTCACCGTCGGCCCGGTCGAGGCCCTCGACGTCACCGCCCTCACGGCGATCAAGCCCCGCTGGTGCGGCACGGCCCCCGAGGGCCCGGGCCGCTACACCGCCCAGCTCCGCGCCCACGGCGGCGAGACCGAGGTGACCGCCGCCTTCGCGGACGGCGAGCTCACGGTCACCTTCGCCGAGCCGGTCCGGGGCGTGGCCCCCGGCCAGGCGATCGTCCTCTACGACGGCACGCGCGTGGTCGGCTCGGCCACCATCGCCACGACGGCCCGCCGCACCACGGAACCCACGCCGGCGTAG
- a CDS encoding trimeric intracellular cation channel family protein: protein MLHDLFSPDVQHALDLVGIFVFAISGALLAVRKNFDVFGIAVLAEVTALGGGLLRDLIIGAVPPAAFTDLGYFVMPLVASVLVFFLHPEVERTQTAVNVFDAAGLGLFCVTGTTKAYDYGLGLTSSAALGLATAVGGGVLRDVLANEVPSLLRWDRDLYAVPAIVGATMVVLCIRFDMLNAFTSGAAVLTAFVLRLLAMRYHWRAPRAWNRRSSAREEPEKATAQ, encoded by the coding sequence GTGCTCCACGATCTGTTCAGCCCCGACGTCCAGCACGCCCTGGACCTCGTCGGCATCTTCGTCTTCGCCATCTCCGGCGCCCTCCTCGCCGTCCGCAAGAACTTCGACGTCTTCGGCATCGCCGTCCTCGCCGAGGTCACCGCTCTCGGCGGCGGCCTGCTCCGCGACCTGATCATCGGCGCCGTACCCCCCGCCGCCTTCACGGATCTCGGCTACTTCGTCATGCCGCTGGTCGCGTCCGTCCTCGTCTTCTTCCTCCACCCGGAGGTCGAACGGACCCAGACCGCCGTGAACGTCTTCGACGCCGCCGGGCTCGGCCTCTTCTGCGTGACGGGCACGACGAAGGCGTACGACTACGGCCTCGGTCTCACCTCCTCCGCCGCGCTCGGACTCGCGACGGCCGTCGGCGGCGGTGTCCTGCGGGACGTGCTCGCCAACGAGGTGCCGTCCCTGCTCCGCTGGGACCGCGACCTGTACGCCGTCCCCGCGATCGTCGGAGCGACGATGGTGGTCCTCTGCATCCGTTTCGACATGCTCAACGCCTTCACCAGCGGGGCCGCCGTCCTCACCGCCTTCGTGCTCCGGCTCCTCGCGATGCGCTACCACTGGCGCGCGCCCCGCGCGTGGAACCGCCGCTCCTCCGCCCGCGAGGAGCCGGAAAAAGCTACCGCTCAGTAG
- a CDS encoding ABC transporter ATP-binding protein, which translates to MTDKLSKTGAAVGEPVSTGKSAPSDAFLDVRDLKIHFPTDDGLVKSVDGLSFQLEKGKTLGIVGESGSGKSVTSLGIMGLHTVGQYGRQKARISGEIWLNGRELLTADPDEVRRMRGREMAMIFQDPLSAMHPYYTIGHQIVEAYRVHNNVDKKTARKRAVELLDRVGIPEPAKRFENYPHEFSGGMRQRAMIAMALVNNPELLIADEPTTALDVTVQAQILDLMRDLQKEFGSAVVIITHDLGVVAELADDILVMYGGRCVERGPAESVFYEPQHPYTWGLLGSMPRIDRDQTERLIPVKGNPPSLINIPDGCAFNPRCPYADVPKGGITRTQRPELALAGDRHFSACHMPQEERTRIWTEEIAPKL; encoded by the coding sequence ATGACGGACAAGCTGTCGAAGACCGGCGCGGCCGTGGGCGAGCCGGTCTCCACCGGGAAGTCCGCGCCCTCCGACGCGTTCCTCGACGTACGTGACCTGAAGATCCACTTCCCGACCGACGACGGTCTGGTCAAGTCGGTCGACGGCCTCAGCTTCCAGCTGGAGAAGGGCAAGACCCTCGGCATCGTGGGCGAGTCCGGCTCCGGCAAGTCGGTCACCTCGCTCGGCATCATGGGCCTCCACACCGTCGGCCAGTACGGCCGGCAGAAGGCCCGTATCTCCGGCGAGATCTGGCTGAACGGGCGCGAGCTCCTCACGGCCGACCCCGACGAGGTCCGCAGGATGCGCGGCCGCGAGATGGCGATGATCTTCCAGGATCCGCTGTCCGCGATGCACCCGTACTACACGATCGGCCACCAGATCGTGGAGGCGTACCGCGTCCACAACAACGTCGACAAGAAGACGGCGCGCAAGCGGGCCGTCGAACTCCTCGACCGGGTCGGCATCCCCGAGCCCGCCAAGCGGTTCGAGAACTACCCGCACGAGTTCTCCGGCGGCATGCGCCAGCGCGCCATGATCGCCATGGCGCTCGTCAACAACCCCGAACTGCTCATCGCGGACGAGCCGACCACCGCGCTCGACGTGACCGTGCAGGCCCAGATCCTCGACCTGATGCGGGACCTCCAGAAGGAGTTCGGCTCGGCGGTCGTCATCATCACCCACGACCTCGGCGTCGTCGCCGAGCTCGCCGACGACATCCTCGTCATGTACGGCGGGCGGTGCGTCGAGCGCGGACCGGCCGAGTCCGTCTTCTACGAGCCGCAGCACCCCTACACCTGGGGCCTGCTCGGCTCGATGCCGAGGATCGACCGCGATCAGACCGAGCGGCTCATCCCGGTCAAGGGCAACCCGCCCAGCCTCATCAACATCCCGGACGGCTGCGCCTTCAACCCCCGCTGCCCGTACGCGGACGTGCCCAAGGGCGGCATCACGCGCACCCAGCGGCCCGAGCTGGCCCTGGCCGGCGACCGCCACTTCTCGGCCTGCCACATGCCGCAGGAGGAGCGGACCCGCATCTGGACCGAAGAGATTGCGCCGAAACTGTGA
- a CDS encoding ABC transporter permease, whose protein sequence is MLAYIVRRLFAVVVMLLVVTLVTLSIFFLIPKMTGSDPAAMFVGKQADPASIEGIRQKLGLDEPILVQFWHFVSGIFVGRDYTGGGDTIHCAMPCFGYSFRTEQDVWTMLVDAFPVTLSMVLGAAVLWLVLGVSTGVISALKRGTIIDRAAMITALAGVSLPIFFTAMLAMLVFRTQLGWVNASYVPISESFGGWFGGLLLPWVTLAFLYAAMYARLTRATMLEVLGEDYIRTARAKGLPEPVVLGKHAMRSTMTPILTIFGMDLGALVGGAILTETAFSLHGLGGLAIKGVSERDLPLILAVTLITAACVVVANLVVDLLYAVIDPRVRLA, encoded by the coding sequence ATGCTTGCATACATAGTCCGACGGCTCTTCGCAGTCGTCGTGATGCTGCTCGTCGTCACGCTCGTGACGCTCAGCATCTTCTTCCTCATCCCCAAGATGACCGGCAGCGACCCTGCCGCGATGTTCGTCGGCAAGCAGGCGGATCCGGCTTCCATTGAGGGAATCCGTCAGAAGCTGGGCCTGGACGAGCCGATCCTGGTTCAGTTCTGGCACTTCGTCTCCGGCATCTTCGTCGGCCGGGACTACACGGGTGGTGGCGACACCATCCACTGCGCGATGCCCTGCTTCGGCTACTCGTTCCGCACCGAGCAGGACGTGTGGACGATGCTGGTCGACGCGTTCCCCGTCACCCTTTCCATGGTCCTCGGCGCCGCCGTGCTGTGGCTGGTCCTGGGCGTGTCCACGGGCGTGATCTCCGCGCTCAAGCGCGGCACGATCATCGACCGTGCGGCCATGATCACCGCGCTCGCCGGTGTCTCGCTGCCCATCTTCTTCACGGCCATGCTCGCGATGCTCGTCTTCCGCACGCAGCTCGGCTGGGTCAACGCCTCGTACGTCCCGATCTCCGAGTCCTTCGGCGGCTGGTTCGGCGGTCTGCTCCTGCCATGGGTGACCCTCGCCTTCCTGTACGCGGCGATGTACGCGCGGCTCACCCGCGCCACCATGCTGGAGGTCCTGGGCGAGGACTACATCCGTACCGCCCGCGCCAAGGGCCTGCCGGAGCCGGTCGTGCTCGGCAAGCACGCGATGCGCTCCACCATGACCCCCATCCTGACCATCTTCGGCATGGACCTCGGCGCCCTCGTCGGCGGCGCGATCCTCACCGAGACCGCGTTCAGCCTCCACGGCCTCGGCGGTCTCGCCATCAAGGGCGTGAGCGAGCGTGACCTGCCGCTGATCCTGGCGGTCACCCTCATCACCGCCGCCTGCGTGGTCGTCGCCAACCTCGTGGTGGACCTTCTCTACGCAGTGATCGACCCCCGAGTGAGGCTCGCATGA
- a CDS encoding ABC transporter ATP-binding protein — protein MEPLLKVTGLKKHFPIKKGLLQRQTGAVKAVDGIDFEVLPGETLGVVGESGCGKSTMGRLITRLLEPTGGTVEFQGTDISHLGVGGMRPFRRDIQMIFQDPYGSLNPRHTVGTIVSAPFKLQGVEPEGGVRKEVQRLLGLVGLNPEHYNRYPHEFSGGQRQRIGIARALALKPKLVVADEPVSALDVSIQAQVVNLLDDLQQELGLTYVIIAHDLSVIRHVSDRIAVMYLGKIVELADRKSLYENPMHPYTRALMSAVPIPDPRRRGAKSDRILLTGDVPSPIAPPSGCRFHTRCWKATEVCKTQEPPLLELRPGQRVACHHPENAESLTIPAARESVEVTKREESVAVAAEPATAEPEAVAEPKSAPAAEAEATVGSAPEAEAAETAAESEATEPSTEGDAPKA, from the coding sequence ATGGAACCTCTGCTCAAGGTCACCGGCCTGAAGAAGCACTTCCCCATCAAGAAGGGCCTTCTGCAGCGCCAGACCGGTGCGGTCAAGGCGGTCGACGGGATCGACTTCGAGGTCCTGCCCGGTGAGACCCTCGGCGTCGTCGGCGAGTCCGGCTGCGGCAAGTCCACGATGGGCCGGCTCATCACCCGGCTGCTCGAACCGACCGGCGGTACGGTCGAGTTCCAGGGCACCGACATCTCCCACCTCGGGGTGGGAGGGATGCGGCCGTTCCGCCGGGACATCCAGATGATCTTCCAGGACCCGTACGGCTCGCTGAACCCGCGCCACACGGTCGGCACGATCGTCTCCGCGCCGTTCAAGCTCCAGGGCGTCGAGCCCGAGGGCGGTGTGCGCAAGGAGGTCCAGCGGCTCCTCGGCCTGGTGGGCCTCAACCCCGAGCACTACAACCGCTACCCGCACGAGTTCTCGGGCGGCCAGCGCCAGCGCATCGGCATCGCCCGCGCGCTGGCCCTGAAGCCGAAGCTGGTGGTGGCGGACGAGCCGGTGTCGGCCCTCGACGTCTCCATCCAGGCGCAGGTGGTCAACCTCCTGGACGACCTCCAGCAGGAGCTCGGCCTCACCTACGTCATCATCGCCCACGACCTGTCGGTCATCCGGCACGTCTCGGACCGCATCGCGGTGATGTACCTCGGCAAGATCGTCGAGCTCGCGGACCGCAAGTCCCTGTACGAGAACCCGATGCACCCGTACACCCGGGCCCTGATGTCCGCGGTCCCGATCCCGGACCCGCGCCGCCGGGGCGCCAAGAGCGACCGCATCCTGCTCACCGGCGACGTCCCGTCCCCGATCGCCCCGCCGTCCGGCTGCCGCTTCCACACGCGCTGCTGGAAGGCGACGGAGGTCTGCAAGACGCAGGAACCCCCTCTCCTGGAACTCCGCCCGGGTCAGCGCGTGGCGTGCCACCACCCGGAGAACGCGGAATCCCTGACGATCCCGGCGGCTCGCGAGTCCGTCGAGGTGACGAAGCGGGAGGAGAGCGTGGCGGTCGCGGCGGAGCCGGCGACGGCCGAGCCGGAGGCTGTGGCGGAGCCGAAGTCCGCGCCCGCGGCCGAGGCCGAGGCAACGGTCGGGTCCGCGCCGGAGGCGGAGGCGGCGGAGACCGCCGCCGAGTCCGAGGCGACGGAGCCGTCGACCGAGGGCGACGCTCCGAAGGCGTGA
- a CDS encoding ABC transporter substrate-binding protein, translating to MTLMSSQRRRIAAGALLAAATMVVTTACGGDSGGDTGGKGKAGAAGFNAAVNKIASPSDKKGGELKFIGSQEADSWDPQRGYYGFVWDFARYYTRQLVSFKAEPGAASTELVSDLATDTGKVSADGLTYTFTLKDGVAWEDGKPITSKDIKYGIERIWAQDVISGGPIYLQQVLDPKGEYKGPYKDTSADKLGLKAIETPDDKTIIFKLPVANGDFLQMLAMPAASPVRQDKDTKAKYGLKPFSSGPYKWDSYTPNKAMKLVRNDKWDGKTDTIRKALPDTISVTFTTNADDMDNRLVEGEYDLDLNATGVGAAARQKVLQQHKDNVDNPQTGFIRYAVFPQTVIPNIECRKAIIYAADSKSLQTARGGPQAGGDIASNMLPPAIKGADPKADPYGKLAGAPDLAKAKEALKKCGKPNGFKTTIAVRNNKKIEIATAESLQQSLKAVGIDAQIDQFDGAQTSGIIGSPKVVKDKGYGIIVMGWGADFPSGQGFLQPLVDGRFILQSGNNNFSELNDPAVNGLFDAALKETDPDKAGELYKQINTKVSEAAVYLPFTHEKNIIWRSSRLTNVYTADAYNGRYDYASLGVVK from the coding sequence ATGACTCTGATGAGCTCTCAGAGGCGCAGAATCGCCGCGGGCGCGCTGCTGGCAGCGGCCACGATGGTCGTCACCACCGCCTGTGGCGGTGACAGCGGCGGCGACACCGGCGGCAAGGGCAAGGCGGGCGCGGCCGGCTTCAACGCCGCCGTGAACAAGATCGCCAGCCCCTCCGACAAGAAGGGCGGCGAGCTGAAGTTCATCGGCTCGCAGGAGGCCGACTCGTGGGACCCGCAGCGCGGCTACTACGGCTTCGTGTGGGACTTCGCCCGCTACTACACCCGTCAGCTCGTCAGCTTCAAGGCCGAGCCGGGCGCCGCCTCCACCGAGCTCGTCTCGGACCTCGCCACGGACACCGGCAAGGTCTCGGCCGACGGCCTCACCTACACCTTCACGCTGAAGGACGGAGTGGCCTGGGAGGACGGCAAGCCGATCACCTCCAAGGACATCAAGTACGGCATCGAGCGCATCTGGGCGCAGGACGTCATCTCCGGCGGCCCGATCTACCTGCAGCAGGTCCTCGACCCCAAGGGCGAGTACAAGGGTCCCTACAAGGACACCTCCGCGGACAAGCTCGGCCTGAAGGCGATCGAGACCCCGGACGACAAGACCATCATCTTCAAGCTGCCGGTCGCCAACGGTGACTTCCTGCAGATGCTGGCCATGCCCGCCGCCTCCCCGGTCCGCCAGGACAAGGACACCAAGGCCAAGTACGGCCTGAAGCCCTTCTCCTCCGGCCCGTACAAGTGGGATTCGTACACGCCGAACAAGGCGATGAAGCTCGTCCGCAACGACAAGTGGGACGGCAAGACCGACACGATCCGCAAGGCTCTGCCGGACACCATCAGCGTCACGTTCACCACGAACGCCGACGACATGGACAACCGCCTGGTCGAGGGCGAGTACGACCTCGACCTCAACGCCACGGGTGTCGGCGCCGCCGCCCGCCAGAAGGTCCTCCAGCAGCACAAGGACAACGTCGACAACCCGCAGACGGGCTTCATCCGCTACGCGGTCTTCCCGCAGACGGTGATCCCCAACATCGAGTGCCGCAAGGCCATCATCTACGCGGCCGACTCGAAGTCCCTCCAGACCGCCCGTGGTGGCCCGCAGGCCGGTGGCGACATCGCCTCCAACATGCTGCCGCCGGCGATCAAGGGTGCCGACCCGAAGGCCGACCCGTACGGCAAGCTCGCGGGCGCTCCGGACCTCGCCAAGGCGAAGGAGGCCCTGAAGAAGTGCGGTAAGCCGAACGGCTTCAAGACCACCATCGCGGTCCGCAACAACAAGAAGATCGAGATCGCGACCGCCGAGTCCCTCCAGCAGTCGCTGAAGGCCGTCGGCATCGACGCCCAGATCGACCAGTTCGACGGCGCCCAGACCTCCGGCATCATCGGTTCGCCGAAGGTCGTCAAGGACAAGGGCTACGGCATCATCGTCATGGGCTGGGGCGCCGACTTCCCGTCGGGCCAGGGCTTCCTCCAGCCGCTGGTCGACGGTCGCTTCATCCTCCAGAGCGGTAACAACAACTTCTCGGAGCTGAACGACCCGGCCGTCAACGGCCTGTTCGACGCCGCGCTGAAGGAGACCGACCCGGACAAGGCCGGCGAGCTCTACAAGCAGATCAACACGAAGGTCTCGGAGGCCGCGGTCTACCTGCCCTTCACCCACGAGAAGAACATCATCTGGCGCAGCTCCCGGCTGACCAACGTCTACACCGCGGACGCCTACAACGGCCGCTACGACTACGCGTCGCTCGGCGTCGTCAAGTAA
- a CDS encoding N-acetylmuramoyl-L-alanine amidase, with protein sequence MGSKGSGSDRRVGRRAVLLGGGVAVLGTAALARDELARVWWRLPGMEKKRVDGELDHKGAEWTSAARANWRRADRPDDYRIDRVVIHVVQGSYATALKVFKNPGHGAAAHYVVRKDGHVAQMIRELDVGFHAGNRDMNERSIGIEHEGFVDRPQDFTAAMYAGSARLTADICARYGIPVDREHVIGHVEVEGTDHTDPGPHWDWDRYLRLVREASKKPV encoded by the coding sequence ATGGGGAGCAAGGGGAGCGGGTCGGACAGGCGGGTGGGGCGGCGGGCCGTGCTGCTCGGCGGCGGGGTGGCCGTGCTGGGTACGGCCGCGCTGGCCCGGGACGAGCTGGCGCGCGTGTGGTGGCGACTGCCGGGCATGGAGAAGAAGCGGGTCGACGGGGAGCTCGACCACAAGGGCGCCGAGTGGACCTCGGCGGCGCGGGCGAACTGGCGGCGGGCCGACCGGCCGGACGACTACCGGATCGACCGGGTCGTGATCCACGTCGTCCAGGGCAGCTACGCGACCGCGCTGAAGGTCTTCAAGAACCCGGGGCACGGGGCCGCCGCGCACTACGTCGTCCGCAAGGACGGCCACGTGGCGCAGATGATCAGGGAGCTCGACGTCGGGTTCCACGCGGGGAACCGCGACATGAACGAGCGGAGCATCGGCATCGAGCACGAGGGCTTCGTCGACCGGCCGCAGGACTTCACGGCGGCGATGTACGCGGGATCGGCGCGGCTCACGGCCGACATCTGCGCGCGGTACGGGATACCCGTGGACCGGGAGCACGTCATCGGGCACGTGGAGGTCGAGGGCACCGACCACACCGATCCCGGGCCGCACTGGGACTGGGACCGGTATCTGCGGCTCGTGCGGGAGGCGTCGAAGAAGCCCGTGTGA
- a CDS encoding cysteine desulfurase family protein: MAYLDHAATTPMLPEAIEAMTAHLAVTGNASSLHASGRRARRTVEEGREALAAALGARPSEVVFTSGGTEADNLAVKGLYWARRDADPRRTRVLASPVEHHAVLDAVDWLATHEGADVEYLPVDRQGRVHPEALREAITRDPGSVALATVMWANNEIGTVMPVRGLADVAAEFGVPLHADAVQAVGQVPVDFAASGLAAMTVSGHKIGGPYGIGALLLGREYTPVPVLHGGGQERHVRSGTLDVPAVAAFAVAARLATERREEFAREVGALRDELVTAVREVVPDAILGGDPVERLPANAHFTFPGCEGDSLLLLLDAAGIACSTGSACTAGIAQPSHVLLATGTDPDLARGTLRFSLGHTSTAQDVAAVAEAIGPAVERARTAGLT; encoded by the coding sequence ATGGCTTACCTCGACCACGCCGCGACCACGCCCATGCTTCCCGAGGCGATCGAGGCGATGACCGCCCACCTCGCCGTCACGGGCAACGCCTCCTCCCTGCACGCCTCCGGACGCCGGGCCCGGCGGACCGTCGAGGAGGGGCGCGAGGCGCTCGCCGCCGCGCTCGGCGCACGGCCCAGCGAGGTCGTCTTCACCTCCGGCGGCACCGAGGCCGACAACCTCGCCGTGAAGGGCCTCTACTGGGCCCGCCGCGACGCCGACCCCCGCCGCACCCGCGTCCTCGCCAGCCCGGTCGAGCACCACGCCGTGCTCGACGCCGTCGACTGGCTCGCCACGCACGAGGGCGCCGACGTCGAGTACCTGCCGGTGGACCGGCAGGGCCGCGTCCACCCCGAGGCCCTGCGCGAGGCGATCACCCGCGACCCCGGTTCCGTCGCCCTCGCCACCGTCATGTGGGCGAACAACGAGATCGGCACCGTCATGCCGGTCCGTGGACTCGCCGACGTCGCCGCCGAGTTCGGCGTCCCCCTGCACGCCGACGCCGTCCAGGCCGTCGGTCAGGTTCCGGTCGACTTCGCCGCCTCCGGCCTCGCCGCGATGACGGTCTCCGGTCACAAGATCGGTGGCCCGTACGGGATCGGCGCCCTGCTCCTCGGCCGTGAGTACACCCCCGTACCCGTCCTGCACGGCGGTGGCCAGGAGCGGCACGTCCGCTCCGGCACCCTCGACGTGCCCGCCGTCGCCGCCTTCGCCGTCGCCGCCCGACTCGCCACCGAGCGCCGCGAGGAGTTCGCCCGCGAGGTCGGCGCGCTGCGCGACGAACTCGTCACCGCCGTCCGCGAGGTCGTCCCCGACGCGATCCTCGGCGGCGACCCCGTCGAGCGGCTCCCCGCCAACGCGCACTTCACCTTCCCCGGCTGCGAGGGCGACTCCCTGCTCCTGCTGCTCGACGCGGCCGGCATCGCCTGCTCCACCGGCTCCGCCTGCACCGCCGGCATCGCCCAGCCCAGCCACGTCCTGCTCGCCACCGGCACCGACCCGGACCTGGCCCGGGGCACCCTGCGCTTCTCGCTGGGCCACACGTCCACCGCGCAGGACGTGGCAGCGGTCGCCGAGGCGATCGGCCCGGCCGTGGAGCGAGCGAGGACCGCAGGCCTCACCTGA
- a CDS encoding thioesterase family protein, translating to MSTSTETTAVGTANEFDRDTAVTLRTPGVYDADLSAGWTIIQAVNGGYLLALLGRALGDHLPHPDPFTISAHYLTPSVPGPAVIRTETVRTGRTLSTGQASLFQYAEDGTEVERIRVLASYGDLDALPDDVRTTATPPVMAPIENCFSAADNPAPRIPGSSAIADRLDLRLDPACVGWAVGAPSGKGEMRAWFGLADGREPDALSLLLTVDALPPTSFELGLKGWTPTVELTTHVRCRPAPGPLRVSITTRNLAGGFLEEDAEVWDSADRLVAQSRQLARAPRG from the coding sequence ATGAGCACGAGCACCGAGACGACCGCCGTCGGGACCGCGAACGAGTTCGACCGCGACACCGCCGTCACCCTCAGGACCCCCGGCGTCTATGACGCCGACCTCTCCGCCGGCTGGACGATCATCCAGGCCGTCAACGGCGGCTACCTCCTCGCCCTGCTCGGCCGCGCCCTCGGCGACCACCTCCCGCACCCCGACCCGTTCACGATCTCGGCGCACTACCTCACGCCGTCCGTGCCCGGCCCCGCGGTGATCCGGACCGAGACCGTCCGTACCGGCCGGACCCTCTCCACCGGACAGGCCTCGCTCTTCCAGTACGCCGAGGACGGCACCGAGGTCGAGCGCATCCGCGTCCTCGCCTCGTACGGCGACCTCGACGCCCTCCCCGACGACGTCCGCACCACCGCGACGCCGCCCGTGATGGCCCCGATCGAGAACTGCTTCAGCGCCGCCGACAACCCGGCCCCGAGGATCCCCGGCTCCTCCGCCATCGCCGACCGGCTGGACCTCCGCCTCGACCCGGCCTGCGTGGGCTGGGCGGTCGGCGCGCCGTCCGGCAAGGGCGAGATGCGAGCCTGGTTCGGTCTCGCCGACGGCCGCGAGCCGGACGCGCTCTCCCTGCTGCTCACCGTCGACGCGCTGCCGCCGACCTCCTTCGAACTGGGCCTCAAGGGCTGGACCCCGACGGTGGAGCTCACCACCCACGTCCGCTGCCGCCCCGCACCCGGCCCGCTGCGGGTCTCCATCACCACGCGCAACCTGGCCGGAGGCTTCCTGGAGGAGGACGCCGAGGTCTGGGACAGCGCCGACCGCCTGGTGGCCCAGTCCCGCCAGCTGGCCCGCGCCCCGCGCGGCTGA